A window from Candidatus Woesearchaeota archaeon encodes these proteins:
- a CDS encoding DNA topoisomerase IV subunit A, producing the protein MTIKQDKQVEDRLKAIAKNIHDTIKQSKPPVMTTPIRSLSNVVFDKKEGYFCIQDKTKQRTLTASTIKSFAQTLRMMALSKELLVSDDSATKREAYYVSKNWGDARFNEQPESDSIMDDIEAMLHVNREQMGFIPGEHGGAVAGALTVIDNDFETKKELKIDCTKFGSGAYSIPSSVEHLKFETKAKFVLAIETQGAFERLNKHQYWKKANCILIAMSGVPTRACRRFIRKLSDEQSLPVYVFTDGDPYGYGNIYRTLKVGSGNAAHINEFFCVPKATFIGVTPGDIATYNLPTHPLKEVDVKKIKDLLKNDPFFKDHKDWQKALQRMAKEKVRVEQQAFAAHGLNMVMDKYLPEKIHDKKTWLP; encoded by the coding sequence ATGACAATAAAACAAGATAAACAAGTAGAAGATCGTCTTAAAGCAATAGCAAAAAATATTCATGATACTATTAAGCAAAGTAAACCGCCGGTGATGACAACACCCATTCGATCATTAAGTAATGTTGTTTTTGATAAAAAAGAAGGTTATTTTTGTATTCAAGATAAAACAAAACAACGAACACTCACTGCATCAACAATAAAATCATTCGCACAAACACTTCGCATGATGGCATTATCCAAAGAACTTTTAGTAAGTGATGACTCCGCAACAAAAAGAGAAGCATATTACGTTTCTAAAAATTGGGGTGATGCACGTTTTAATGAACAACCAGAATCAGATAGTATTATGGATGACATTGAAGCAATGCTTCATGTTAATCGAGAACAAATGGGTTTTATTCCAGGAGAACACGGTGGAGCGGTAGCAGGAGCACTCACTGTTATTGACAATGACTTTGAAACAAAAAAAGAACTTAAAATAGATTGTACGAAATTTGGGAGTGGTGCATATTCTATTCCATCATCTGTTGAACATTTAAAATTCGAAACTAAAGCTAAATTCGTGCTTGCAATTGAAACCCAAGGCGCGTTTGAGCGACTTAATAAACATCAATACTGGAAAAAAGCAAATTGTATTTTGATTGCGATGAGTGGAGTTCCAACTCGTGCATGCAGGCGTTTTATTCGAAAACTCTCAGACGAACAAAGTTTACCCGTGTATGTTTTTACAGATGGCGATCCTTACGGATACGGAAATATCTATCGAACATTAAAAGTTGGAAGTGGGAATGCAGCACATATCAATGAGTTTTTTTGTGTACCTAAAGCAACATTTATTGGGGTAACGCCAGGTGATATAGCAACTTATAACTTACCAACACATCCACTTAAAGAAGTAGATGTTAAGAAAATTAAAGATTTACTTAAAAACGACCCTTTTTTTAAAGATCATAAAGACTGGCAAAAAGCCTTACAAAGAATGGCCAAAGAAAAAGTTCGTGTAGAGCAACAGGCATTTGCAGCACATGGACTAAATATGGTTATGGATAAGTATTTGCCAGAAAAAATACATGATAAGAAAACGTGGCTACCATAA